The Lycium barbarum isolate Lr01 chromosome 9, ASM1917538v2, whole genome shotgun sequence genome has a segment encoding these proteins:
- the LOC132608958 gene encoding chitinase-like protein 1, with protein MFLQSPPLLSHLLKEILHLTLTLYCTPRKLNHLKINSSFSKRKMGILKIGIILLIAISIVGSVSGDENESFKKRPTIVKMVKGTKMCVKDWECNKLSKFCCNLTITDYLDTDQFEMLFAKRNSPVAHAVGFWDYGSFINAAALYQPIGFGTTGGKKMQMKEIAAFLGHVGSKTTCGYGVATGGPLAWGLCYNKEMSPSQDYCDDYFKLTYPCTPGAQYYGRGALPIYWNYNYGAIGEALKLNLLDHPEYIEQNATMAFQAAIWRWMNPMKKGQPSAHDAFVGNWKPTKNDTLSKRLPGFGTTMNILYGDSVCGQGDVDDMNSIISHFQYYLDLMGVGREEAGPHEVLTCGEQKVFNPTAAPAAAS; from the exons ATGTTCCTCCAATCTCCACCGCTACTCTCACACTTATTGAAAGAGATACTCCATCTAACTCTTACATTGTATTGCACCCCAAGAAAATTGAATCATCTAAAAATCAATTCTTCATTTTCA AAGAGAAAAATGGGGATCTTGAAAATTGGGATAATTTTGCTAATAGCGATCTCAATCGTGGGTAGTGTGAGTGGAGATGAGAATGAGTCATTTAAGAAGCGACCAACAATAGTGAAGATGGTGAAGGGTACGAAGAtgtgtgttaaggattgggagtGCAACAAACTATCAAAGTTCTGTTGTAACTTGACAATAACAGATTATCTAGACACAGACCAATTTGAGATGCTATTCGCAAAGAGGAACTCACCGGTGGCACATGCAGTTGGATTCTGGGATTACGGCTCTTTCATAAATGCTGCAGCACTTTATCAGCCTATTGGATTTGGTACCACTGGTGGTAAGAAAATGCAGATGAAGGAAATTGCTGCTTTCCTTGGCCATGTTGGTAGCAAAACTACTT GTGGTTATGGAGTCGCCACTGGTGGACCACTGGCTTGGGGTTTGTGCTATAACAAGGAAATGAGTCCGAGCCAAGATTACTGTGATGATTACTTCAAATTAACCTACCCATGCACTCCTGGAGCTCAATATTATGGTCGTGGTGCCTTGCCTATCTACTG GAACTACAATTATGGAGCTATTGGTGAAGCCCTCAAGCTAAATCTGTTAGACCATCCCGAATACATTGAACAAAATGCTACCATGGCTTTCCAGGCTGCAATTTGGAGGTGGATGAACCCAATGAAAAAGGGTCAGCCTTCAGCTCATGATGCCTTTGTTGGCAATTGGAAGCCCACCAAGAATGATACTTTGTCTAAACGACTTCCTGGTTTTGGCACGACCATGAACATTCTCTATGGTGACAGTGTTTGTGGCCAAGGTGATGTTGATGACATGAACAgcatcatctcccatttccagtaTTACCTTGATTTGATGGGTGTTGGTCGTGAGGAAGCAGGGCCTCACGAAGTACTCACCTGCGGGGAGCAAAAAGTTTTTAACCCAACCGCTGCCCCTGCTGCCGCTTCTTGA
- the LOC132609384 gene encoding uncharacterized protein LOC132609384, whose product MADGFDSHALSSSSDLSNSLSVKMKDEISISDDTHVPKVTDFESIKKEETITAKMKDEMIINVGASETQDFEVVAQSVDESIKKEDTIKSLNLVGSKDEENVGASETQEFEVKDNTHVTDFESIKKEENLVGSKDDGSVRCSLKIEVIDDTAMIDISQLGKTCSLDKKIDGKSGRNRKKKNVNNLLEKEKKVAKEKNVLISDGYKRKGGEEKRVYSREELENLRFIGMEEQRKMWVEVYCGLGHTVQKEYDGLLHIPRRHLGKENTPLISGNDHSEHLDDQEGNIDTRNSPLAFPLSRDDDISYEGESYVYEESDDSDDDYSSIQRPAFRVTGEPDFDSGPPEDGFEYLRRVRWEALRLPKVKVATVQGSKLNKEQTSYMPQIPDIASCLEHLLPLKEWEEAFVADFSELRQALSRLEANDGTSSPLHSATFVDQQHSSSDQLPENIVLDKFDGLMSRDEESCLSDAGDDPVLENSVPKSSPAGGFGNSPTLSVILRMDAVVRVSMLRKRITALQSMTTLSRDDCLWLYALCAAVDTPVDADTCAALRSLLRKCASLRADKAKLDDEVIMLNMLVTISGRYFGQSEQ is encoded by the exons ATGGCTGACGGTTTCGATTCTCAtgctctttcttcttcttctgacTTGTCCAACTCCCTTTCTGTAAAGATGAAAGATGAGATAAGCATCTCTGACGATACCCATGTGCCCAAAGTCACAGATTTTGAATCCATCAAGAAAGAAGAAACCATCACTGCAAAGATGAAAGATGAGATGATCATCAATGTGGGTGCCTCTGAAACTCAAGATTTTGAAGTTGTGGCCCAAAGTGTTGATGAATCCATCAAGAAAGAAGACACCATCAAAAGCTTGAATTTGGTGGGCTCCAAAGATGAAGAGAATGTGGGTGCCTCTGAAACTCAAGAATTTGAAGTCAAAGACAATACCCATGTTACAGATTTTGAATCCATCAAGAAAGAAGAGAATTTGGTGGGCTCCAAAGATGATGGGTCTGTGAGGTGTTCACTCAAGATTGAAGTAATTGATGATACAGCAATGATTGATATCTCTCAACTTGGAAAAACTTGCTCACTTGACAAAAAAATTGATGGGAAATCTGGGAGAAATAGGAAGAAAAAGAATGTAAATAATCTACTGGAAAAAGAGAAAAAGGTGGCCAAAGAAAAGAATGTGCTCATTTCTGATGGCTATAAAAGGAAAGGAGGAGAAGAGAAAAGGGTTTATTCCAGAGAGGAGTTGGAAAATTTGAGGTTTATTGGAATGGAAGAACAGAGAAAAATGTGGGTTGAAGTGTACTGTGGGCTTGGTCATACTGTGCAAAAGGAGTACGATGGCCTCCTTCACATCCCTCGCAGACACCTTGGAAAAGAAAATACCCCTCTCATTTCTG GTAATGACCATTCAGAGCACTTGGATGATCAAGAAGGGAATATAGACACTAGAAATTCTCCTTTGGCATTTCCTCTCAGTAGGGATGATGACATCTCTTATGAGGGAGAAAGCTATGTTTATGAAGAAagtgatgatagtgatgatgattatagTAGCATTCAAAGACCTGCCTTTAGAGTTACGGGAGAGCCTGATTTTGATTCTGGTCCTCCTGAAGATGGATTTGAGTATCTTAGGCGTGTCAG GTGGGAAGCGCTACGGTTGCCCAAAGTGAAGGTTGCAACTGTTCAAGGCAGTAAACTAAACAAAGAACAGACATCTTACATGCCCCAAATTCCTGATATTGCAAGCTGTCTAGAGCACTTGTTGCCGCTCAAGGAGTGGGAGGAAGCATTCGTTGCTGATTTTTCAGAGCTAAGACAG GCTTTATCACGTTTGGAAGCTAATGATGGAACTTCCAGTCCGCTGCATTCTGCAACCTTTGTTGATCAACAACACTCCTCTTCAGATCAGCTTCCTGAAAACATTGTTTTGGATAAGTTTGATGGTTTGATGTCAAGAGATGAGGAGTCTTGCCTATCTGATGCTGGTGATGATCCTGTCCTGGAAAATTCCGTGCCAAAGTCATCTCCTGCCGGAGGATTTGGCAACAGCCCTACCTTGTCTGTTATCTTACGAATGGATGCTGTAGTTCGAGTTTCGATGTTAAGGAAGCGAATTACAGCTTTGCAAAGCATGACTACTCTTTCAAGGGATGACTGCTTATGGCTGTATGCTCTGTGCGCTGCTGTTGATACTCCTGTTGATGCCGATACATGTGCCGCTCTACGGTCATTACTCCGAAAATGTGCAAGCTTGAGAGCTGACAAGGCCAAACTCGATGATGAAGTTATTATGCTTAATATGTTGGTCACAATATCTGGGAGATATTTTGGACAGTCCGAACAATGA